The nucleotide sequence AAGAACCATGCTCCTTGCAAGCCTTGCATATTTTGTCCACGTAACTGCCGCTATTGCGATAACTGAATTTTTGACACTTGGGTTCAGAAGCCCCGCTATTGCTATAGCAAGAATTAATCCCGGAAATGCAATCATCATATCTCCAAACCTCATTATCACAGTGTCTACTATTCCACCAAAATATCCTGCTATTACTCCAAGTACAGTTCCTACTAAAAAAACTATAAAAATTAATGCCAAAGTCATAAATATTGAATATCTTGAGCCATATATAATTCTAGAAAATAAATCTCTTCCAAGATGATCTGTTCCAAAGATATACTGCCTTGATGGCCGTCGCAAACTTGGAGCTATCATCTTAAAAGGGTTCTTGGGTACTATGACAGGGGCAAAAATCGCTATCAGAACTACTATAATCGCCAATGTCAAAAACACTGCCAGCTGAATATTTTTTCTTTTCAATCTCAATTTTTCCAAAATCAGTCAACCTCCCCAACTCTCGCATCAAGATATTTATATGAAATATCCACTGCTATATTTATTATCAGGTACAAGAATGCGATTATCAGGACATAAGCCTGTATTAATGGATAATCTTGAGCCGCTATCGCTTTTACAGCCATTCTTCCCATCCCTGGCCAGTTATAAACAAATTCCACAATTGCCGTTCCTCCCAGAAGGCTTCCGAGAGAAATTCCTAAAAGTGTTATTATTGGCAGCATTGCATTAGGCAGTACATGTTTCCACAAAATATCCCGTTCCTTTATCCCTCTCATTCTTGCTCCCGTTACATAGCTTTTTCCCAGCTCTTCCAGAAATACGTGCCTTATTTGCCGTATATACTTGACAGACATTGCTATTGCCAATGTGAAAGCAGGCAAAATTATGGATCTAAAATCGGCTTGCCCTCCTGAAACAGACACAAGTCCAAGCTGTACTCCAAAAATACTTAAAAATATCAGCCCTAGCCAGAAACTTGGTATGGACATTCCCATAAAAGTTATCATTCTTATTAAATAGTCCTGCCATTTATTTTCTTTCACTGCTGCCAATATTCCAACTGGTATAGAAATGATACACATTAAAAACAGTGATAAAAAAGATAAATAAAATGTAGGTATAAATGCCTGTCCTATCTTCTGAATCACTGGTATCCTCAATGAATATGATTTTCCAAAATTACCTTGCAGAACTCCAAAGAGCCATTTCCAATATTGAATATAAAATGGCTTGTCTATACCAAGCTCGGCTCGTGTATGGGCTAAAAGTTCGGGCGTTGGAATAAGTCCACATTCTGTCAGCATAACTTGTGCAGGATCTCCCGGTGCTATATAAATCAGGCAGAAAGTTAAAAAACTTACTCCAAAAAGTACAATCAGTATCTGTATAGCATATTTTATTATTTTTTTGTTTTGTGCCATCACTCCAAAATAGTGATATTTATCACTTTCCTCCTTTACAAAATTCATATTTTGTATATTAAAACAGATGAACAGTATCTATGTAAGTTTCCCGCAGTTTTTATATATTAAATTTTTCCCTTCCCCAAAAACATAACTTCTTCCAGTTTATCCATAAACATATCATGTATAAACTCATATTCTCCCATTCCCTTTAATACAGGAGTTACTTCATATCCTTCCTTTTGAAGAATTGTTTTCCACGAATCATCCTCATCAGAAGCCATGTCATTTTTAGCGTGATCTCCAGCCACTATCATAAATGGCTTTAACAATATTTTCTTAAATCCTCTTCCCTTCAATTTTTCAATAACATCCCCAAT is from Leptotrichia trevisanii DSM 22070 and encodes:
- the nikC gene encoding nickel transporter permease, with amino-acid sequence MEKLRLKRKNIQLAVFLTLAIIVVLIAIFAPVIVPKNPFKMIAPSLRRPSRQYIFGTDHLGRDLFSRIIYGSRYSIFMTLALIFIVFLVGTVLGVIAGYFGGIVDTVIMRFGDMMIAFPGLILAIAIAGLLNPSVKNSVIAIAAVTWTKYARLARSMVLKIKQELYVKAAKLTGSKDYSVIFKYIIPNMITTMIVTAVSDIGTLMLEIAALSFLGFGAQPPTPEWGAMLNEGRTTLSSAPWMMLYPGLAIVIVVTIFNMLGDSVRDLVDIKSE
- the nikB gene encoding nickel ABC transporter permease — protein: MAQNKKIIKYAIQILIVLFGVSFLTFCLIYIAPGDPAQVMLTECGLIPTPELLAHTRAELGIDKPFYIQYWKWLFGVLQGNFGKSYSLRIPVIQKIGQAFIPTFYLSFLSLFLMCIISIPVGILAAVKENKWQDYLIRMITFMGMSIPSFWLGLIFLSIFGVQLGLVSVSGGQADFRSIILPAFTLAIAMSVKYIRQIRHVFLEELGKSYVTGARMRGIKERDILWKHVLPNAMLPIITLLGISLGSLLGGTAIVEFVYNWPGMGRMAVKAIAAQDYPLIQAYVLIIAFLYLIINIAVDISYKYLDARVGEVD